The Gouania willdenowi chromosome 7, fGouWil2.1, whole genome shotgun sequence genome includes a window with the following:
- the cdk16 gene encoding cyclin-dependent kinase 16, protein MERMRKIKRQLSITLGRGGAGGGAEDRPTNDSVSQDVTSHSDSEVGSLRPVGGMKVRSSSSSVQALLQSYSSSLRKPRRLGRSLSSYLNHSTRLEIVHEDIKMSSDGESDPPSSSDDVHSPVRVRLRNRKICTEDINKRLSLPADIRLPEDYLEKFNVIGPALFDQPISRRLRRVSLSEIGFGKLETYIKLDKLGEGTYATVYKGRSKLTENLVALKEIRLEHEEGAPCTAIREVSLLKDLKHANIVTLHDIIHTQKSLTLVFEYLDKDLKQYLDDYGNVIHVHNVKLFLFQLLRGLCYCHRRKVLHRDLKPQNLLINERGELKLADFGLARAKSIPTKTYSNEVVTLWYRPPDILLGSTDYSTHIDMWGVGCIFYEMSTGRPLFPGSTVEEELHFIFKLLGTPTEQSWPGVTSNSEFVAFNYPQYRAERLGNHTPRLSSEGVQLLSKFLQFEGKKRISADEAMKHPYFSSLGNKVLSLPDTTSIFSLSEIHLEKEASREPVPVDPANSPSKRRSLLF, encoded by the exons ATGGAGAGGATGAGGAAGATCAAGCGCCAGCTGTCAATCACCCTGGGGAGGGGCGGGGCCGGGGGAGGGGCTGAAGACAGGCCGACCAATGACAGCGTCTCTCAGGATGTGACATCACACAGTGACTCAG AAGTGGGATCCCTCCGCCCAGTGGGAGGGATGAAGGTgcgctcctcttcctcatcgGTTCAGGCCCTACTGCAGTCCTACAGCTCCTCTCTGAGGAAACCTCGCCGTTTGGGGCGGAGCCTCAGCTCCTACCTGAACCACAGCACCAGGCTGG agATCGTCCATGAGGACATAAAGATGAGTTCAGATGGAGAGAGtgaccccccctcctcctctgatGATGTTCACAGTCCAGTCAGAGTCCGTCTGAGGAACAGGAAGATCTGCACTGAG GACATAAACAAACGTCTCTCTCTACCGGCCGACATTCGTCTCCCTGAAGATTATCTGGAGAAGTTCAACGTGATTGGTCCAGCTCTGTttgatcagccaatcagcagacGGCTACGGAGAGTGTCTCTG TCAGAGATTGGTTTTGGGAAGCTGGAGACATACATCAAACTGGACAAACTGGGAGAG GGGACGTACGCTACCGTGTACAAAGGTCGCAGCAAACTGACGGAGAACCTGGTGGCTCTGAAGGAAATCAGACTGGAACACGAGGAAGGAGCTCCGTGCACGGCCATCAGAgaag TGTCTCTGCTGAAGGATCTGAAACATGCTAACATCGTCACGCTGCACGACATCATCCACACGCAGAAGTCGCTCACGCTAGTGTTTGAGTACCTg GACAAAGATCTCAAACAGTATTTGGACGACTATGGAAATGTGATCCACGTGCACAACGTCAAG CTCTTCCTGTTCCAGCTGCTCCGAGGTCTGTGTTACTGTCACCGTAGGAAAGTTCTGCATCGAGACCTGAAACCTCAGAACCTGCTGATCAACGAGAGAGGAGAACTGAAACTAGCTGACTTTG gtctGGCCAGGGCTAAGTCCATTCCCACTAAGACATACTCTAATGAGGTTGTGACTCTATGGTATCGACCTCCTGATATCCTGCTGGGCAGCACCGACTACTCCACACACATTGACATGTG GGGTGTGGGTTGTATCTTCTATGAGATGTCTACAGGTCGTCCTCTGTTTCCTGGTTCTACTGTGGAGGAGGAGCTTCACTTCATTTTCAAACTTCTGG GCACGCCCACTGAGCAGAGCTGGCCCGGCGTCACGTCTAACTCTGAGTTTGTGGCGTTTAATTACCCTCAGTACAGAGCGGAACGGCTGGGTAACCACACCCCCAG gctGAGCAGTGAAGGAGTGCAGCTGTTGTCAAAGTTCCTGCAG TTTGAAGGAAAGAAAAGGATTTCAGCCGATGAAGCCATGAAACATCCTTACTTTAGCAGCCTGGGGAACAAAGTTCTCTCCCTCCCTGACA CCACATCCATCTTCAGCCTATCTGAGATTCATCTGGAGAAGGAGGCGAGCAGAGAGCCGGTCCCTGTGGATCCAG CAAACAGCCCGAGCAAGAGGCGGAGCCTGCTAttctga
- the abt1 gene encoding activator of basal transcription 1 — protein sequence MERREEEQEMMSPKEEEKSVEEEEEIQRLHDDDKEDEEEERQNKEGGDGEEDEGKEKTEKESKARCGDKKCIPGILYLGHIPPRLRPKHLRNMLSAYGEIGRIFLQPEDRQVRRKKQKQGVRRCDFTEGWVEFRDKRIAKKVAASLHNTPMGSRKRQRHYADLWSIKYLHRFQWSHLNERLVYEQTVLNQRLRTEVSQVKKESNFYLDNVEKSARMERVKKRKERAGEPVEEKNWDFTQRRTEEEIQMKKRKKKELEKSRLLQEKSQSNVSLLAKIFNSSQS from the exons ATGGAGAGAAGAGAGGAAGAGCAGGAGATGATGTCACCCAAGGAAGAAGAAAAGTcagtggaggaagaggaagaaatcCAGCGTCTCCATGACGACGacaaagaagatgaagaagaagagcgACAAAACAAGGAGGGAGGAGACGGAGAAGAGGatgaagggaaggaaaagacagaaaaagagtCGAAGGCGCGGTGTGGCGACAAAAAATGCATCCCAGGAATCCTGTACCTGGGTCACATTCCTCCTAGGCTCCGCCCCAAACACCTGAGGAACATGTTGTCAGCGTACGGAGAGATAGGACGCATCTTCTTACAGCCTGaag aTCGACAGgtgaggaggaagaagcagaagCAGGGCGTGCGTCGCTGTGACTTCACTGAGGGATGGGTGGAGTTTAGAGACAAACGCATCGCTAAGAAAGTCGCGGCATCGCTCCACAACACGCCGATGGGTTCCAGGAAACGCCAACGCCACTACGCCGACTTGTGGAGTATCAAA tacctGCACAGGTTCCAGTGGTCTCACCTGAACGAGCGTCTGGTTTATGAGCAGACGGTTCTCAATCAGAGACTCCGTACGGAGGTTTCTCAGGTCAAGAAGgaaagtaacttttatttaGACAACGTGGAGAAGAGTGCACGTATGGAGAGAGTGAAGAAGAGGAAGGAGAGAGCAGGAGAACCG GTGGAGGAGAAAAACTGGGACTTCACTCAGCGTCGGACGGAGGAAGAGATTCagatgaagaagaggaagaagaaggagCTGGAGAAGTCCCGCCTCCTGCAGGAGAAGAGCCAATCAAATGTGTCGCTGCTGGCTAAAATCTTTAACTCCAGCCAATCGTGA